A segment of the Desulfatirhabdium butyrativorans DSM 18734 genome:
GGTGTGGCGCTGCTGTTCACACGCTCCTCCTGGACCGCCGGCCTGGATGCCGTGGCGGATTCCACTTTCTTTTTTCGCAGTATGGTCTTTTTCGATGGTGCTTCAAGCAGTTTGCGCAGAATGAAGCACGCGGCAGCCTTGTCGATGGGACGGTTACCCGAGCCGCATTTGGGGGAATGGACACAGGAAGGGCATCCATTGTTGCAGGGGCAGCTCTTGATCTGTTTGTACACGTATCCGACGAGTTCCTCGATTCGTTCGAAGGCCTCAGCGGTCAAACCTGCTCCTCCGGGGACGGCGTCATATACGAAGATGGCCGCCTCGCCCACATGGGGATGCAGGGTCGTGGAAATACCGCCCAGATCGTTTCGATCCGTCATGACCAGCAGGGGAAAGAGCCCGATGGTGGCATGCTCGATGGCATGGATGCCGCCCATGAAATGCAGAAACTGCTTTTCGGTCGCTTCGCGAATGGCATTTGGAAGGGCAATCCACAAGCCTTCGGTTTCGAATGTCAACGGCGGCATATCCAGCGAGAGCACCTGAATCTTGCGATGGGGGGAATGGCGCCATTTTTCATATCCAACTACCTGATCGGTCACCCGGAGTCTTCCCCGGAACGCATGAATGCCCTTTTGGGTCTGTTCGCCATCTACGGACAGGATGTCGGTTTCCTTGTGCGTGTGGGGCCGGGTATAGTAACCGAGATTCTTCTCTTCGACCCATACATCCTGATTTTCCAGATCGAGCCGATCCACGACATAGGTCCTTCCCCGGTGCGTATAGATCGCACCCGGATGCGCCTCCCGAAATACGCGAAAACCGTCGATGGTGCCAATGACGCGCTGTTCGTTGCGGATCAGGTAGTTCTTTCCGGTTCCCCGCAGATCCACATCCCGCTGCGGATTGCGCTGGCCGGTGGTCCAGCTATTTCCATCCGAGCTTTTCAACAGCCTGCCATCGGCCTCCAATGCAAGCAGGCTCTGGGAGATTTGAGGCGTCTGGCAAAGGGGTTCCTGGGTCCGAATGTCGAGTTCCGCCGCGGCGCACAGCAGATGCTTTTCGAGGATGACCGGATTGAGCGGATTGACGACAGCCGTTTCGGGTCTTCTATCCAGAAGATCCCGCGGATTTCGCAGAAAATACTGATCGAGCGCGTTGTCCCCGCCGATCAGAATCAGCGCGCTGTCCTGGCCGGAGCGTCCTACCCTGCCCGCGCGCTGCCACATGGACACTACGGTTCCGGGATAGCCGACCAGGATGCACAGATCGAGGTATCCGATATCGATGCCCAATTCGAGGGCGCTGGTGGAAACGACGGCCAGAAGCTCACCGGAGCAGAGTTTCGCCTCGATTTCCCTGCGCTCTTCCGGAAGAAAGCCTGCCCTGTAGGCGCTGATGCGGTTGCGAAAGCTGCCGGATCGCTGCGATGCCCACATGGCGATGCGTTCGGTCATCTCCCGGGATTGGGCATAAACGATGGTGCGCAACCCGCGGTGCAGGGCGGCCTTCATCAGGAGGATGGCCGTCTGGGACATGCCTGCGACAGGATCCAGAAAGATGAGATGGCGATTTCCCTGCCCGGCGCCCGAGTCGGTGATGGCGACCATGTCCTGAGCGGTCAGCCGGCTGCAGAAGGCTGCCGGGTTGTCCACCGTTGCCGAACAGCAGACAATTGTCGGGGATACGGCGTAGTGCCCGGCGACCCGGAGCAATCTGCGGATGACCCATGCCATGTGGCTTCCGAGGATGCCGCGGTAGGTATGTACTTCATCGATGACGATCAGCCTGAGTCGGGAAAAAAAGGTTTTCCACAGATGATGATAGGGCAGAAGCGACAGATGGATCATTTCCGGGTTGGTGAGCAGAATGTTGGGCGGGTTGTCCCGGATCATCTTCCGCTTCGGGGATGTCGTGTCGCCGTCGTATGTTTCCACGGTAGGCCGAAGAACGCTGCCTGCAGGAGACAATTCGGATATGACGCGCATCTGGTCGTGGGCCAG
Coding sequences within it:
- a CDS encoding DEAD/DEAH box helicase; this encodes MKHESGITEYIQALKRSDALGDQVIYNQILPASSPKTQKLRHRLAAPVRQLLVAAKIPALYAHQAEAIDAVLDGRHVVVATPTASGKTLTYHIPFLQRMAEEPEATSLYVFPLKALAHDQMRVISELSPAGSVLRPTVETYDGDTTSPKRKMIRDNPPNILLTNPEMIHLSLLPYHHLWKTFFSRLRLIVIDEVHTYRGILGSHMAWVIRRLLRVAGHYAVSPTIVCCSATVDNPAAFCSRLTAQDMVAITDSGAGQGNRHLIFLDPVAGMSQTAILLMKAALHRGLRTIVYAQSREMTERIAMWASQRSGSFRNRISAYRAGFLPEERREIEAKLCSGELLAVVSTSALELGIDIGYLDLCILVGYPGTVVSMWQRAGRVGRSGQDSALILIGGDNALDQYFLRNPRDLLDRRPETAVVNPLNPVILEKHLLCAAAELDIRTQEPLCQTPQISQSLLALEADGRLLKSSDGNSWTTGQRNPQRDVDLRGTGKNYLIRNEQRVIGTIDGFRVFREAHPGAIYTHRGRTYVVDRLDLENQDVWVEEKNLGYYTRPHTHKETDILSVDGEQTQKGIHAFRGRLRVTDQVVGYEKWRHSPHRKIQVLSLDMPPLTFETEGLWIALPNAIREATEKQFLHFMGGIHAIEHATIGLFPLLVMTDRNDLGGISTTLHPHVGEAAIFVYDAVPGGAGLTAEAFERIEELVGYVYKQIKSCPCNNGCPSCVHSPKCGSGNRPIDKAAACFILRKLLEAPSKKTILRKKKVESATASRPAVQEERVNSSATPQHPEPAVAPAPSGAPSPAGSPGKDTKPATPQSLSMGHYGVLDIETQMSAEEAGGWNRADRMKVSCAVLYDSQTDRYDAYLEDRIDELLERLKTFDLMVGFNIKRFDYQVLRGYGKFDFQQIPTLDILESVHGFLGYRLSLDHLAHITLGKAKSGDGLQALRWWKEGRIAEIIEYCRMDVAITRDLFLFGLQNGYLLFENKAKKTVRIPVKWQNALNGTP